A genomic stretch from Methanomassiliicoccales archaeon includes:
- the purH gene encoding bifunctional phosphoribosylaminoimidazolecarboxamide formyltransferase/IMP cyclohydrolase has product MRVERALISVSNKSGIVEFARGLKEFDVEIISTGGTARLLKENGINVIEISEVTGFPEMLDGRVKTLHPFIHAGILARRDEPEHMKQLEEKGIKKIDMVVVNLYPFKETVLKPGSTIDEIVENIDIGGPSMIRAAAKNFDSVAVVTNPRRYGYILEEMRKTDGAISKETLRALMVEAFRTTAVYDAMISNYFGREFGQEVFPDTLVLGFEKALDLRYGENPNQSAAFYVDPFATGVCISRAEKLHGKELSYNNILDLEAALDILRDFDRPTVAVLKHTNPCGIASADNIHDAFVTAYNVDPVAAFGCVIGINREVDEATAEEISKHFVEAVIAPSYTPGALSILEKKKNIRILRTNAPITPDERPELRMKKVKGGLLAQTYDYVKLKPEDLKVVTKRKPTEFEIKSMLFAWKVVKHVWSNAIVLAKDERVVGIGAGQMSRVDSSMIAAFKAKEEAKGSVMASDAFFPFRDGVDEAAKAGVTAIIQPGGSVRDDEVIKAADEHGMAMVFTGIRVFRH; this is encoded by the coding sequence ATGAGAGTTGAGAGAGCACTGATCAGCGTTTCAAATAAAAGTGGAATCGTGGAATTTGCGAGAGGACTCAAGGAATTCGACGTCGAAATCATTTCGACTGGCGGCACCGCTCGTCTTTTGAAAGAGAACGGTATCAATGTGATCGAAATCTCTGAAGTGACGGGGTTCCCCGAAATGCTTGACGGGAGAGTCAAAACACTTCATCCTTTCATCCACGCGGGTATTCTCGCACGAAGGGATGAGCCAGAACACATGAAACAGCTCGAAGAAAAGGGGATCAAGAAGATTGACATGGTTGTTGTTAACCTCTATCCATTTAAGGAGACTGTTCTAAAACCTGGGTCAACAATCGACGAGATCGTTGAGAATATCGATATTGGCGGCCCAAGCATGATCAGAGCTGCAGCGAAGAATTTTGATTCCGTAGCCGTTGTCACGAATCCGAGAAGGTACGGTTATATTCTTGAGGAAATGCGGAAAACGGATGGTGCGATAAGCAAGGAAACTCTCAGGGCCCTGATGGTCGAGGCGTTCAGAACGACCGCTGTTTACGATGCGATGATTTCAAATTATTTCGGACGCGAATTCGGGCAGGAAGTATTCCCAGACACTCTCGTGCTCGGATTTGAGAAAGCCCTCGATCTTCGTTACGGCGAGAATCCGAATCAATCCGCCGCTTTCTATGTCGATCCATTTGCGACTGGTGTCTGCATTTCGCGGGCTGAAAAGCTCCATGGAAAAGAGCTCTCGTATAACAACATTCTTGATCTCGAAGCGGCGCTAGACATTTTGAGAGATTTCGACAGGCCGACGGTAGCGGTCTTGAAGCACACAAACCCATGCGGGATCGCGAGCGCAGATAACATTCACGACGCGTTCGTGACCGCGTACAATGTAGATCCCGTGGCGGCGTTCGGTTGTGTCATCGGCATCAACAGAGAAGTCGACGAGGCGACAGCGGAGGAAATCAGTAAACATTTTGTCGAGGCGGTGATCGCGCCGTCATATACGCCAGGAGCGCTTTCGATTTTAGAAAAGAAGAAGAACATACGGATCCTAAGAACGAATGCACCAATCACCCCTGATGAGAGACCAGAATTGAGAATGAAGAAAGTTAAAGGCGGATTGCTCGCCCAAACTTATGACTACGTCAAGCTTAAGCCCGAGGACCTCAAGGTTGTGACGAAGAGAAAGCCCACAGAATTTGAAATCAAGTCAATGCTGTTTGCATGGAAAGTCGTCAAGCATGTTTGGTCGAATGCCATTGTCCTTGCGAAGGATGAAAGGGTTGTCGGTATTGGCGCTGGTCAGATGAGCAGGGTTGATTCATCGATGATTGCTGCCTTCAAGGCAAAGGAAGAAGCAAAGGGGAGCGTTATGGCATCTGATGCTTTCTTCCCATTCCGGGATGGTGTAGATGAGGCGGCGAAAGCCGGTGTCACCGCCATCATCCAGCCTGGCGGATCTGTCAGAGATGACGAAGTCATTAAGGCAGCAGATGAACACGGAATGGCAATGGTCTTCACAGGAATCAGAGTTTTCCGGCATTAG
- a CDS encoding dihydropteroate synthase produces the protein MIIIGEKINGLFASVAKAIDRRDASYIQDLALSQVKHGAHILDINTGPGREDAPAIMEWLVKTVQEVVDVPLSIDTPGPKTMEAGLKVCKNKPIMNSTTAERKRMEKFFPLCKEYDAEIICLTLDERGIPNDAQSRAEMAMLMMTTAMEYDIMPEKIYLDPLILPVGAAQDQCKKVIEAIRIFQTLNEPPPRTVVGLSNVSNLTKERSLLNRTYLAMLMGAGLTAAICDPLDEELMKIVKAGEILLNQRLYCDDFLRA, from the coding sequence ATGATCATCATCGGTGAGAAGATTAACGGACTTTTTGCATCTGTGGCAAAGGCGATTGATCGTCGCGATGCGAGCTACATTCAAGATCTCGCGTTATCGCAGGTCAAGCATGGTGCACACATTCTTGACATCAATACGGGACCTGGAAGGGAAGACGCACCAGCCATCATGGAATGGCTCGTGAAAACCGTTCAAGAGGTTGTCGATGTGCCGCTCAGTATCGACACGCCTGGCCCGAAGACGATGGAAGCAGGTCTAAAGGTTTGCAAGAACAAGCCGATTATGAACTCGACTACGGCGGAGCGCAAGCGTATGGAGAAATTCTTCCCTCTGTGTAAGGAATACGATGCGGAGATCATCTGTCTCACACTCGATGAGCGAGGAATTCCCAACGATGCGCAATCGCGCGCTGAGATGGCGATGCTCATGATGACCACCGCGATGGAATATGATATCATGCCTGAGAAAATATACCTCGATCCGCTCATTTTGCCAGTCGGCGCAGCACAGGATCAGTGTAAGAAGGTCATCGAAGCAATTCGAATTTTCCAGACATTAAATGAGCCTCCACCGCGGACTGTTGTTGGTCTGAGTAATGTTTCAAACCTGACAAAGGAGCGTAGCCTCCTGAACAGAACCTACCTCGCCATGCTTATGGGCGCCGGTTTGACTGCGGCGATATGCGATCCTTTGGACGAGGAACTCATGAAGATCGTTAAAGCAGGGGAAATTCTATTGAATCAGCGGCTGTATTGTGACGACTTCCTCAGGGCTTGA
- the polX gene encoding DNA polymerase/3'-5' exonuclease PolX, which yields MSNAKIAAILYEIADLLELKGVEFKPRAYRRAARSIETLGKDITDYYKENKLEEIPGVGKAIAKKIREIIETGELNYLKQLREELPAGLLQLMEIPEIGPKTAMRLYKELKITDLHELKKAAEEHRIRRLKGFGEKSEENILKGIRIIEQRSGRMLLGYAYYYGKKIEQYIASVTKLRTVSVAGSLRRMKETIGDIDILVGSDNPSMVMDVFVSNPEVEEVLARGDTRGSVRLKDGVQVDIRVVSTDSYGAALQYFTGSKEHNIELRRLAIEKGYKINEYGVFMKDTGEKIAGKTEEEVYGILGLDYIPPELRENRGEIQAAANHQLPHLIEINHIRGDFHVHTNLSDGSASIEEIAEECKRRGYEYVAITDHSETLKVAGGLSEEDLVKSIETARKINEKIDGFRVLTGAEVEILGDGRLDYPDSILRDLDIVVAAVHSGFRMSRKEMTERIISAMANDHVTILAHPTGRVIEQRDPYEVDLERIIDEARGKGVWLEINALPERLDLNDVNAKWAKESGVMMAIGTDAHSLDQLNYMIFGVATAKRGWLERGNVANTLTLNDLERALGI from the coding sequence ATGAGCAACGCAAAGATCGCGGCGATTCTGTATGAGATTGCCGATTTACTTGAACTCAAAGGCGTCGAATTCAAACCTCGTGCTTATAGGAGGGCGGCAAGAAGCATTGAAACGCTTGGAAAGGACATTACAGACTATTACAAAGAAAACAAGCTCGAGGAAATACCCGGCGTCGGGAAGGCAATTGCGAAGAAAATCAGGGAGATCATCGAGACAGGGGAACTCAATTATCTCAAACAGCTAAGAGAGGAACTCCCAGCAGGATTGCTTCAATTAATGGAAATACCAGAGATAGGTCCGAAAACTGCGATGCGATTGTATAAAGAATTGAAAATCACAGATCTCCACGAGCTGAAGAAGGCCGCTGAGGAACATCGGATACGGAGGTTGAAAGGATTTGGTGAAAAATCTGAAGAAAATATCCTGAAAGGGATAAGAATCATCGAGCAGCGCAGCGGTCGCATGCTGCTCGGCTATGCGTATTATTATGGTAAGAAAATCGAACAATACATCGCTTCAGTCACGAAACTAAGGACAGTAAGCGTTGCGGGAAGCCTCAGACGGATGAAAGAAACGATCGGTGATATCGACATCCTTGTTGGAAGCGACAATCCCTCAATGGTTATGGATGTTTTCGTTTCGAACCCAGAAGTCGAAGAGGTTCTTGCAAGGGGTGATACGAGGGGTAGCGTCAGGTTAAAGGATGGCGTTCAGGTTGATATCAGGGTCGTCAGCACCGATAGTTACGGAGCTGCTCTGCAATATTTCACTGGGTCCAAAGAGCATAATATTGAGCTGAGAAGGCTAGCAATTGAAAAGGGATACAAAATTAACGAGTACGGCGTTTTCATGAAAGACACGGGCGAAAAAATCGCCGGTAAGACCGAGGAGGAGGTTTACGGCATTCTCGGACTCGATTACATTCCACCGGAATTGAGGGAAAACAGGGGCGAAATCCAGGCGGCTGCGAATCATCAGCTACCGCATCTCATCGAAATAAATCACATCCGTGGCGATTTTCACGTTCACACAAATCTGAGTGATGGGAGCGCATCGATTGAAGAGATCGCTGAAGAATGTAAGCGGCGTGGCTATGAATACGTTGCGATCACGGATCACTCCGAAACGCTCAAAGTGGCCGGCGGACTGAGTGAGGAGGATCTCGTTAAGAGTATTGAAACAGCGAGAAAGATCAATGAGAAAATCGATGGATTCCGCGTCCTTACTGGGGCAGAAGTGGAAATTTTGGGCGACGGAAGACTTGATTACCCAGATTCGATCCTGAGGGATCTCGACATTGTCGTTGCTGCCGTCCACTCTGGTTTTAGGATGAGCAGGAAGGAAATGACGGAAAGAATCATCAGTGCGATGGCGAACGATCATGTGACAATTCTGGCCCATCCGACGGGGCGTGTCATAGAGCAACGCGATCCATATGAAGTTGATCTGGAAAGGATCATCGACGAGGCGAGAGGGAAAGGAGTATGGCTCGAGATCAATGCCCTGCCTGAGCGACTTGATCTCAATGACGTGAATGCAAAATGGGCGAAGGAGAGTGGCGTCATGATGGCAATCGGTACTGATGCGCACAGCCTTGATCAACTTAATTATATGATTTTCGGCGTAGCGACCGCCAAGAGAGGATGGCTTGAGAGGGGGAATGTAGCTAACACACTCACTCTCAACGATCTAGAAAGAGCTCTTGGAATTTAG
- a CDS encoding methylenetetrahydrofolate reductase produces MKAGSNLEKVLEAGHFAVTVEIGPPKSANPESVRHHARMLKGYADAFNLTDNQTAIVRLSSLASAVICLQEGVEPVMQMTCRDRNRIALQSDLLGASALGIKNVLCLTGDHQTFGNEKGAKNVYDIDSIQELLIFKKMRDEKKICGGEELEEAPKVFLGAAENPFADPFEFRVTRLAKKVNAGADFIQTQAIYDMERFEKWMEGVRERGLDKKVHILAGVIPLKSVGAARYMKNKVSGMIVPDSIIDRMRKAKDPKAEGVKICIEQIEYLKTVKGVHGVHIMAIAWEEIVPEIVKQAGLYPRPSV; encoded by the coding sequence ATGAAGGCAGGAAGCAATCTCGAGAAGGTTCTTGAGGCTGGACACTTCGCGGTGACGGTGGAAATCGGTCCTCCGAAATCTGCAAATCCCGAGAGTGTGAGACATCACGCTCGCATGCTCAAGGGCTATGCGGATGCATTCAATCTGACAGATAATCAGACGGCGATCGTGCGTCTTTCGAGCCTTGCATCAGCCGTGATATGCCTTCAGGAAGGGGTCGAACCAGTCATGCAGATGACCTGCCGTGACAGAAATAGAATCGCGTTGCAGTCTGATCTCCTCGGCGCTTCTGCGCTTGGAATCAAGAATGTATTGTGCTTGACGGGCGATCATCAGACCTTTGGCAACGAGAAAGGGGCGAAAAACGTGTATGACATTGATTCAATCCAAGAACTCTTGATTTTCAAGAAGATGCGGGACGAAAAGAAAATCTGCGGAGGAGAGGAGCTCGAAGAAGCTCCGAAAGTCTTTCTCGGCGCTGCCGAAAACCCGTTTGCCGATCCATTCGAATTCAGAGTTACAAGGCTCGCCAAGAAAGTCAATGCTGGTGCTGATTTCATCCAAACGCAGGCTATCTACGACATGGAGCGGTTCGAGAAATGGATGGAAGGAGTCAGGGAAAGGGGACTGGACAAGAAAGTGCATATTCTCGCGGGCGTCATCCCCCTCAAATCGGTAGGTGCGGCAAGATATATGAAAAATAAGGTCTCAGGGATGATCGTTCCCGATAGCATCATCGATCGAATGAGAAAGGCGAAGGACCCCAAAGCCGAAGGTGTCAAGATTTGCATCGAACAAATCGAGTATCTGAAAACGGTTAAGGGGGTTCACGGCGTCCATATTATGGCAATCGCTTGGGAAGAGATCGTACCTGAAATCGTCAAGCAGGCTGGGCTATATCCACGACCTTCGGTCTAA
- a CDS encoding ribose 1,5-bisphosphate isomerase has product MDIEKIAELIRSMKIRGAGEIARTAAQALRDLAISYNGNDVEQFRSLIQKGKETLLSTRPTAVSLWNAVHAVVKNMKNFDSVDELKSLIVKNADNFITKSKEAVRIIGEIGARRINSGDCILTHCNSKAALSVIKTAYAQGKKVEVIATESRPWRQGLLTVRELAEHQIPTTLIIDSAVRWAMKKVDLVIVGADTVASNGAVINKIGTSQIALIAEEARVPFVVCAETYKFSPRTLLGELVEIEERDAGEIVNRDEIPENVKVLNPVFDATPPEYIDSIVTEIGLISPYAAYEIIVRELGEEFMFEKGGECNGIF; this is encoded by the coding sequence ATGGACATCGAGAAAATCGCGGAATTGATTAGAAGTATGAAAATTCGCGGTGCTGGTGAGATCGCAAGAACAGCCGCACAAGCCTTGAGGGACCTCGCCATTTCTTATAACGGGAATGATGTTGAACAGTTCCGATCACTTATTCAAAAAGGAAAAGAAACATTGTTGTCAACGAGGCCGACCGCAGTTTCTCTTTGGAATGCTGTTCACGCTGTTGTGAAAAATATGAAGAACTTTGATTCCGTCGACGAGTTGAAATCGCTGATTGTAAAAAATGCCGATAACTTCATTACAAAATCAAAGGAAGCCGTCAGGATAATAGGCGAGATTGGAGCGAGGAGAATTAATTCGGGCGATTGTATTCTCACACACTGCAACAGCAAGGCGGCCCTGAGCGTCATCAAGACCGCATATGCACAGGGGAAGAAAGTGGAGGTGATCGCTACTGAATCAAGGCCGTGGAGGCAGGGATTATTGACTGTCAGAGAACTTGCTGAACACCAAATTCCCACAACGCTCATCATCGACAGCGCGGTGAGATGGGCAATGAAGAAGGTTGATCTCGTGATTGTCGGCGCGGACACGGTTGCTTCAAATGGTGCTGTGATCAACAAGATTGGCACATCCCAGATTGCATTGATTGCCGAGGAAGCGAGAGTACCCTTCGTTGTCTGCGCTGAGACATACAAGTTTTCTCCGCGCACGCTGTTGGGTGAACTCGTTGAGATCGAAGAAAGGGATGCCGGCGAAATTGTCAATCGGGACGAAATCCCTGAGAATGTCAAAGTACTCAATCCAGTCTTCGATGCAACCCCTCCAGAATACATCGACTCAATCGTCACCGAGATCGGACTGATCTCACCCTATGCTGCATATGAGATCATCGTCAGGGAGCTGGGAGAGGAATTCATGTTCGAGAAGGGTGGTGAGTGTAATGGAATATTCTGA
- a CDS encoding ribulose 1,5-bisphosphate carboxylase large subunit, protein MEYSEKYLHLGESVDPDSHVICVYKVKTDLPIKTAAVAIATEQSTGTWTSISTLKDDVFQRLSGKVIDIKGRLVTIAFPVEDFSLDIGGVPQILSVIAGNLFGLGALRGVRLEDVQFPATMVKEFKGPKFGVEGMRKILKRPEKPLVGTIVKPKIGLSPKEMAMYVYEAGMGGLTNSKDDETLVNQKFCPLEDRVVAIAEALDRVKSESGHVMIHAINISTRGDKIVEVAERAQELGASEIMIDVLTCGFAAIQAVAEDPSIKVPIHVHRTMHAAITRNRDHGIAMKPLARLVRMCGGDALHIGTFGVGKMKGSPKEDLESQTACTEEFFGLKNLISVCSGGVYPALVPELMRIAGNDIQIQAGGGVAGHPRGVRAGAMAMVQAVDAAFHGIPLEEYAIDHLELREALERWWKK, encoded by the coding sequence ATGGAATATTCTGAGAAGTATTTGCATCTTGGAGAGAGCGTTGATCCGGACAGCCACGTCATCTGCGTTTACAAGGTCAAGACAGATCTACCGATAAAGACTGCAGCTGTAGCCATTGCAACTGAACAATCAACGGGGACTTGGACTTCGATCAGCACACTGAAAGATGACGTTTTCCAGAGGTTGAGTGGAAAAGTCATCGATATCAAGGGAAGACTTGTAACAATCGCATTCCCAGTCGAGGATTTCAGTCTCGATATCGGAGGTGTGCCACAGATATTGAGTGTCATTGCTGGAAATCTCTTTGGATTGGGGGCGCTCAGGGGAGTCCGCCTTGAAGATGTCCAATTTCCAGCCACAATGGTCAAGGAATTCAAAGGTCCAAAATTTGGTGTAGAAGGGATGAGGAAGATACTAAAAAGACCTGAAAAACCGCTGGTAGGAACGATTGTCAAACCGAAAATAGGGCTGTCACCCAAAGAAATGGCCATGTATGTTTATGAGGCCGGCATGGGCGGGCTCACAAACAGCAAAGATGATGAGACACTTGTCAATCAAAAATTCTGCCCGCTCGAAGATCGCGTCGTCGCGATCGCAGAAGCACTTGATAGAGTTAAGAGCGAGAGTGGTCACGTGATGATCCATGCCATAAATATCTCAACGCGAGGCGACAAGATTGTTGAGGTTGCCGAGAGAGCACAGGAACTCGGAGCGAGCGAGATTATGATCGATGTTCTGACCTGCGGGTTTGCCGCTATCCAGGCAGTTGCTGAGGATCCGTCAATTAAAGTGCCGATTCATGTTCATCGAACGATGCATGCTGCGATTACAAGAAACAGGGATCATGGAATCGCGATGAAACCTCTGGCAAGACTCGTCAGGATGTGCGGTGGCGACGCGCTGCACATCGGGACATTTGGCGTTGGCAAGATGAAAGGATCTCCGAAGGAAGATCTCGAGTCGCAGACGGCTTGCACCGAGGAGTTTTTTGGATTGAAGAACCTTATCTCTGTTTGCTCAGGTGGCGTCTATCCTGCCCTTGTGCCAGAACTCATGAGAATCGCAGGCAACGATATACAAATCCAGGCAGGAGGCGGTGTCGCCGGTCATCCACGCGGCGTGAGAGCGGGAGCGATGGCAATGGTTCAGGCCGTTGATGCCGCCTTTCATGGCATTCCGCTCGAAGAATATGCTATTGACCATTTGGAACTGAGAGAAGCACTTGAGAGGTGGTGGAAAAAATGA
- a CDS encoding hydrogenase iron-sulfur subunit, protein MSVRMRIVGFCCNYCGYASADLAGLNHMEYSPDVMIIRLPCSGRVDVLHILRAFREGADAVFVAGCLEGNCNYEYGNIEAKKRVEYTKRILSEIGIGGERVEMFNVASNMAWKFKEIVDEMVSRVEKIGPSPLKKVTA, encoded by the coding sequence ATGAGCGTGCGAATGAGGATCGTCGGATTCTGTTGCAATTACTGTGGATACGCATCAGCCGATCTCGCTGGATTGAATCATATGGAATACTCACCTGATGTGATGATCATCAGATTACCGTGCTCTGGGAGGGTCGATGTGCTGCACATTCTCAGAGCTTTCAGAGAAGGTGCGGACGCAGTTTTCGTCGCTGGATGCCTTGAGGGGAACTGCAATTATGAATATGGAAATATAGAGGCAAAGAAGAGAGTCGAATACACAAAAAGAATTCTATCGGAAATCGGAATCGGGGGAGAAAGAGTCGAAATGTTCAATGTTGCTTCAAACATGGCATGGAAATTCAAAGAGATTGTTGATGAGATGGTCTCGAGGGTTGAAAAAATCGGCCCAAGTCCGTTGAAGAAGGTGACCGCATGA
- a CDS encoding AMP phosphorylase, translated as MKLKVKYIDMDTGEYTAVLHDEDCMELGVREQDRVKITHERTTITAIVQTTDSVVNPGEIGILGRTFKTLGAEIGEEVEIIGTGKPDSIEYIRKKMDGMELSTEEIKTLVSDIASRNLSSIELAAYVTALHINGMNLRETADLTLAMVETGDKIEFDRSPVFDFHSVGGVPGNKVTLLVVPIVAAAGLLIPKTSSRAISSAAGTADIVEVFAPVEFTASELKRIAEKVGGTMAWGGSVNLAPADDLIIRVEYPLGIDPHAQLLASIMSKKKAVGADYVVIDIPTGEGTKVRDIDEAKAYARDFIDLGERLGMKVECAITYGAQPVGRAIGPALEAREAIAILEGSKLPGSVVEKSCELAGMLLEMGGLMRGVDKAREILESGKALAKFKEIVEAQGGNPDIRSDDIPIGKFKFEVQAKKSGYVAGIKNKEIVRIARTAGAPKDKGAGIILNKKRGHKVDAGEALFTIYAENEAKLERAVGLARRLEPVSIEGMVIARVPSFSRVSG; from the coding sequence ATGAAACTCAAGGTGAAGTACATCGATATGGACACTGGCGAATACACTGCGGTACTCCACGATGAAGATTGCATGGAACTGGGTGTAAGAGAGCAGGACCGCGTCAAGATCACGCACGAGCGAACGACGATCACCGCGATCGTACAGACGACTGATTCGGTTGTGAATCCCGGAGAAATCGGGATTCTTGGAAGGACGTTTAAAACTCTCGGGGCAGAGATTGGGGAAGAAGTTGAGATCATTGGGACGGGTAAGCCTGATTCAATCGAATATATCAGGAAAAAAATGGACGGGATGGAGCTGTCCACCGAAGAAATCAAGACACTCGTAAGCGACATCGCATCTCGAAACCTTTCGAGTATTGAACTCGCGGCGTACGTGACAGCGCTGCACATCAACGGGATGAACCTGAGGGAGACTGCGGACCTGACACTCGCGATGGTCGAGACGGGCGATAAGATCGAATTTGACAGATCGCCAGTTTTCGATTTTCACAGCGTTGGCGGGGTGCCAGGAAATAAGGTGACGCTCCTTGTCGTTCCGATTGTTGCTGCGGCTGGGCTCCTTATTCCGAAGACTTCCTCAAGGGCGATCAGCAGTGCTGCTGGCACTGCTGATATCGTCGAAGTCTTTGCGCCGGTTGAGTTCACCGCCTCCGAGCTGAAGCGGATTGCGGAGAAAGTTGGTGGCACCATGGCTTGGGGCGGGTCCGTCAACCTCGCACCCGCGGACGATCTTATTATCCGTGTCGAATATCCGTTAGGAATCGACCCGCATGCACAGCTTCTGGCGTCAATCATGTCGAAGAAGAAAGCGGTGGGAGCGGACTATGTCGTTATCGATATCCCGACCGGAGAGGGGACGAAGGTGAGAGATATCGACGAAGCGAAGGCCTATGCGCGCGATTTTATCGATTTGGGCGAGCGACTGGGGATGAAGGTTGAGTGCGCGATTACTTATGGTGCACAGCCGGTCGGAAGGGCGATAGGGCCTGCATTGGAGGCGAGAGAGGCGATCGCTATCCTCGAGGGTTCCAAGCTTCCAGGTAGCGTTGTTGAGAAGTCATGCGAACTCGCGGGGATGCTCCTTGAGATGGGCGGACTCATGAGAGGTGTTGATAAGGCGCGGGAAATCCTCGAGTCAGGGAAAGCCCTTGCCAAGTTCAAAGAAATTGTTGAGGCACAGGGTGGCAACCCCGATATCAGATCAGACGACATACCGATTGGAAAATTCAAGTTCGAAGTTCAGGCAAAGAAATCAGGTTATGTTGCCGGGATCAAGAACAAGGAGATCGTTAGAATCGCGAGGACGGCAGGTGCTCCGAAGGATAAGGGCGCTGGCATTATTCTGAATAAGAAAAGGGGACATAAAGTCGATGCCGGAGAGGCGCTCTTCACGATCTATGCGGAAAACGAGGCGAAACTTGAGCGGGCAGTAGGCCTGGCAAGGCGACTCGAGCCGGTGTCAATTGAGGGGATGGTCATTGCACGAGTCCCGTCATTCTCAAGGGTCAGTGGCTGA
- a CDS encoding methylenetetrahydrofolate reductase C-terminal domain-containing protein, which translates to MIIAEQKPLKEIIKNLEGHRKILVAGCRSCVAICLAGGEKEVGIIAESLRLYSDMHDHLWEVDEITVERQCEKEWVKEIKKIVEGKDAILSMACGVGAQVMQEIYPDIRVVPGLNTSNMGAPEEQGIWREKCAGCGDCVLHLTGGICPIARCSKSLLNGPCGGSQNGRCEVNPETTPCAWDQIYHSLKRLGKLELMEQIIPPKNWITSHSGGPRRIVKQEAILTAEEKAAKGGLE; encoded by the coding sequence ATGATTATCGCTGAACAGAAACCCCTGAAAGAGATCATCAAGAATTTAGAAGGCCATAGGAAAATACTCGTCGCTGGCTGTAGATCCTGCGTCGCGATCTGCCTTGCCGGTGGAGAGAAAGAAGTTGGCATCATTGCGGAATCGCTGAGACTCTATTCTGACATGCACGATCATCTTTGGGAAGTTGATGAAATTACCGTAGAGCGGCAATGTGAAAAGGAATGGGTCAAGGAGATCAAGAAAATCGTTGAGGGGAAGGATGCCATCTTATCGATGGCATGCGGGGTTGGCGCTCAAGTGATGCAGGAGATTTACCCAGATATCAGGGTGGTTCCGGGTCTTAACACTTCGAACATGGGTGCTCCCGAGGAACAAGGGATATGGCGCGAAAAATGTGCAGGATGCGGAGACTGTGTGCTTCATTTAACTGGTGGCATCTGTCCTATTGCGAGATGTTCAAAGAGTCTCCTCAACGGGCCGTGCGGTGGATCACAAAATGGCCGGTGCGAGGTCAATCCAGAGACGACACCATGTGCCTGGGATCAGATTTATCACAGTTTGAAAAGACTCGGAAAGCTGGAACTGATGGAGCAGATCATTCCGCCGAAGAACTGGATTACGAGTCACAGTGGTGGGCCGCGAAGAATCGTTAAACAGGAGGCGATTCTGACAGCTGAAGAGAAGGCGGCAAAGGGGGGCCTGGAATGA